Proteins from a single region of Cryptococcus neoformans var. neoformans JEC21 chromosome 6 sequence:
- a CDS encoding pyruvate carboxylase, putative, whose translation MTAVGELQTPIEAWVSHLGIDTSRPGTPNAPGTPAIPHTITGLRKRQAGHSGPLKKLLVANRGEIAIRVFRTAHELAMSTVAIYSHEDRMGAHRYKSDESYLVGKGMSPVAAYLAQDDIIRIALEHEVDMIHPGYGFLSENAEFAKKVEDAGIAFIGPRPETIDALGDKTKARTLAIKTGVPVVPGTPGPVESYDKAAAFIEKYGFPVIIKAAMGGGGRGMRVVRDQESFKESFERAVSEAKSAFGDGTVFIERFLDRPRHIEVQLLADGEGNCVHLFERDCSVQRRHQKVVEVAPAPHLEESVRQAILSDALKLADAVKYRNAGTAEFLVDQQNRHYFIEINPRIQVEHTITEEITGIDIVAAQIQIAAGVTLQQLGLTQENIHRRGFAIQCRITTEDAAANFQPDTGKIEVYRSAGGNGVRLDASSGYAGAQITPHYDSLLVKCSVSGATYEVARRKMLRSLIEFRIRGVKTNIPFLIRLLTHEVFESGKTWTTFIDDTPELFKLVHSQNRAQKLLAYLGDIAVNGSSIKGQMGEPGLKTEAMIPTIVDAEGNAVDTSKPCLTGWRNIIVEQGPEAFAKAIRNYKGCLIMDTTWRDAHQSLLATRMRTIDMANIARETSHALQNAYSLECWGGATFDVAMRFLYEDPWVRLRTLRKLVPNIPLQALVRGANAVGYTSYPDNAIYDFSKKAVEAGLDIFRVFDSLNYLENLKVGIDAAKKAGGVVEGTICYSGDVANPKKTKYTLQYYLELTDALVKEGIHVLGIKDMAGLLKPEAARLLIGAIRKAHPELPIHVHSHDTAGIAAASMIACAAAGADVVDVAIDDLSGLTSQPAMGAVCGALEQTGLGTGISYENIQALNQYWTQIRKLYQCFEANVRASDSGVFDHEMPGGQYTNLQFQASQLGLGTQWLDIKKKYIEANKLCGDIIKVTPSSKVVGDFAQFMVSNNLDAQDVLERATSLDFPSSVVEFFQGYLGQPYGGFPEPLRSNIIRDKARIDERPGLNMAPLDFKKIKAELREKYGPQITDFDVASYYMYPKVFEEFQGFVEKFGDLSVMPTRFFLAKPAINEEIIISIETGKTLTIKLLSIGPLDQSKGTRECFF comes from the exons ATGACCGCCGTGGGTGAGCTTCAGACACCT ATCGAAGCCTGGGTTTCCCACCTCGGCATCGATACCTCTCGACCTGGTACTCCCAATGCACCGGGTACACCCGCTATTCCCCACAC CATCACTGGCCTCCGAAAGAGACAAGCCGGCCACTCTGGCCCTCTCAAAAAGCTCCTTGTGGCTAACCGAGGAGAGATTGCCATCCGTGTCTTCCGTACTGCCCACGAGCTTGCCATGTCTACCGTGGCCATCTACTCTCATGAAGACCGAATGGGCGCTCACCGATACAAATCCGACGAGTCTTACCTTGTTGGCAAGGGTATGTCCCCTGTTGCTGCCTATTTGGCCCAGGACGATATTATCAGGATTGCCCTTGAACATGAAGTAGACATGATCCACCCTGG TTACGGTTTCCTCTCTGAGAACGCCGAATTCGCCAAGAAGGTTGAAGATGCTGGTATTGCCTTTATCGGTCCCCGCCCCGAGACCATCGACGCCCTCGGTGACAAGACCAAGGCCCGAACTCTTGCCATTAAGACCGGTGTTCCCGTCGTCCCCGGTACTCCTGGCCCTGTCGAGTCTTATGACAAGGCTGCCGCGTTCATTGAGAAATACGGATTCCCTGTTATTATCAAGGCCGCtatgggtggtggtggacgAGGTATGCGAGTTGTTAGGGATCAGGAGAGTTTTAAGGAGAGCTTTGAGCGAGCTGTCAGTGAGGCCAAGAGTGCTTTCGGTGACGGTACCGTCTTCATCGAGCGATTCCTTGACCGACCCCGACACATTGAAGTCCAGCTTCTTGCCGATGGTGAAGGTAACTGCGTCCACCTCTTTGAGCGAGACTGTTCCGTCCAGCGACGTCACCAGAAGGTCGTCGAAGTCGCCCCTGCTCCCCATCTCGAGGAATCCGTTCGACAAGCCATCCTGTCCGATGCCCTCAAGCTCGCCGACGCTGTCAAGTACCGTAACGCGGGTACCGCCGAATTCCTCGTCGACCAACAGAACCGACACTACTTTATTGAGATCAACCCTCGTATCCAGGTTGAGCACACCATTACCGAAGAGATCACTGGTATCGACATTGTCGCCGCTCAGATCCAGATTGCTGCTGGTGTGACCCTCCAACAGCTTGGTTTGACCCAGGAGAACATCCACAGGCGAGGATTCGCTATCCAATGTCGTATCACCACTGAGGATGCCGCCGCCAACTTCCAGCCTGACACTGGTAAGATTGAAGTCTACAGGTCTGCTGGTGGTAATGGTGTCCGATTGGACGCGAGCTCCGGTTATGCCGGTGCGCAGATCACTCCCCACTACGACTCTTTGCTCGTCAAATGTTCCGTTAGCGGTGCCACTTATGAGGTTGctaggaggaagatgctcCGTTCTTTGATCGAGTTCCGTATCCGAGGCGTCAAGACCAACATCCCCTTCTTGATCCGTCTTCTCACTCACGAAGTCTTCGAGTCTGGTAAGACCTGGACTACCTTTATCGACGACACTCCCGaactcttcaagctcgttCACTCTCAGAACCGAGCCCAGAAGCTTCTCGCCTACCTCGGTGATATTGCCGTTAACGGATCTTCCATCAAGGGTCAGATGGGCGAACCCGGTCTCAAGACTGAGGCTATGATCCCCACGATTGTGGACGCTGAGGGTAATGCTGTTGACACTAGCAAGCCTTGCTTGACTGGTTGGAGGAACATTATCGTTGAACAAGGCCCCGAGGCCTTCGCCAAAGCTATCAGGAACTACAAGGGTTGT CTTATCATGGACACTACATGGCGAGACGCCCACCAATCTCTCCTTGCTACCCGTATGCGAACCATTGACATGGCCAACATTGCTCGAGAGACTTCCCACGCCCTCCAGAACGCCTACTCTCTCGAATGCTGGGGTGGTGCCACTTTTGATGTCGCGATGAGGTTCCTCTACGAGGACCCTTGGGTCAGGTTGAGGACTTTGAGAAAGTTGGTCCCCAACATTCCTTTGCAAGCTTTGGTCCGAGGCGCCAACGCTGTCGGTTACACCTCTTACCCCGACAATGCCATCTATGACTTCTCCAAGAAGGCTGTTGAGGCCGGTCTCGATATTTTCCGAGTCTTTGACTCTCTCAACTACCTTGAAAACTTGAAGGTTGGTATCGATGCCGCTAAGAAGGCTGGTGGTGTCGTTGAAGGCACTATCTGTTACTCTGGTGACGTTGCCAACCCCAAGAAGACCAAGTACACCCTTCAATACTACCTCGAGCTCACCGACGCGCTCGTCAAGGAAGGTATCCACGTTCTTGGTATCAAGGATATGGCCGGTCTCCTCAAGCCCGAGGCTGCTCGATTGCTTATCGGTGCTATTCGAAAGGCCCATCCCGAACTTCCTATCCATGTTCACTCTCACGACACTGCTGGTATCGCTGCTGCGAGCATGATCGCTTGTGCCGCCGCCGGTGCCGATGTTGTTGACGTCGCCATCGATGACCTTTCCGGTCTCACCTCTCAGCCTGCCATGGGTGCCGTCTGCGGTGCTCTCGAGCAGACCGGTTTGGGTACTGGTATCTCTTACGAGAACATCCAGGCGCTCAACCAATACTGGACTCAGATCAGGAAGCTCTACCAGTGCTTCGAGGCCAACGTCCGCGCTTCCGACTCTGGTGTCTTTGACCACGAGATGCCCGGTGGTCAGTACACCAACTTGCAGTTCCAGGCCTCCCAACTTGGTTTGGGTACCCAGTGGTTGgacatcaagaagaagtacaTTGAGGCCAACAAGCTC TGTGGAGACATCATTAAGGtcactccttcctccaaggTCGTTGGCGACTTTGCCCAATTCATGGTTTCCAACAACCTCGACGCGCAGGACGTCCTTGAACGAGCCACCTCTCTTGACTTCCCCTCTTCAGTCGTCGAATTCTTCCAAGGTTACCTCGGCCAGCCGTACGGTGGTTTCCCCGAGCCTCTTCGATCTAACATCATCCGTGACAAGGCTAGGATCGATGAGCGTCCTGGTTTGAACATGGCTCCTCTTGACTTCAAGAAGATTAAAGCTGAGTTGAGGGAGAAGTATGGCCCCCAAATCACCGACTTCGATGTAGCGAGCTACTACATGTACCCCAAGGTGTTCGAGGAGTTCCAGGGCTTTGTTGAGAAGTTCGGTGACCTCAG TGTCATGCCTACTCgattcttcctcgccaagCCCGCGATCAATGAAGAAATAATCATTTCCATCGAAACTGGTAAGACTCTTACCATCAAACTCCTTTCCATCGGTCCTCTCGACCAATCCAAGGGTACCCGAGAATGCTTCTTTTGA